From Pseudanabaena sp. PCC 6802, one genomic window encodes:
- the uvrA gene encoding excinuclease ABC subunit UvrA, whose amino-acid sequence MPDLNHIHIRGARQHNLKNIDLTIPRDRLIVFTGVSGSGKSSLAFDTIFAEGQRRYVESLSAYARQFLGQVEKPDVDYIEGLSPAISIDQKSTSHNPRSTVGTVTEIYDYLRLLFGRAGTPHCHICDRNIAPQAIDQMVDRIMSLSDRTRFQLLAPVVRGKKGTHKKLLASLVTEGFARVRINGEVRELSDNIELDKNKFHDIEIVVDRLIRKDGIQERLTDSLATCLKRAEGIAIAEILTADRDAQASTDSDRTDENDEKDDLSSHANGSHLITFSENFACPEHGAVMEELSPRLFSFNSPYGACPACHGLGHIKTFAPELVVPDPKLPVYAAIAPWADKTHTYYLSLLVSVSEYAEFDIGTPWDQLSDYQREAILFGTTEKIFIKADSRFSSQERGYYKRFEGVIAMLQQQYAEANSESMQQRLEQYLIEQPCSTCHGTRLKPEALSVRVGGYRITDFTSVAIGTCLERFEHIQLDNRTQQIATLVLKEIKARLQFLLDVGLDYITLDRPTMSLSGGEAQRIRLATQIGSGLTGVLYVLDEPSIGLHQRDNARLLATLTKLRDLGNTLIVVEHDEETIRMADHVVDIGPGAGVHGGEIVVQGAVQKIENHPQSITGAYLSKRSLIPTPSQRREGNGRYLEIKDAHRNNLKHINVKIPLGKLVCVTGVSGSGKSTLINEILHSYLEHHFHRKTAIPHGVGEIAGLKSLDKFIVIDQSPIGRTPRSNPATYTGTFDVIRETFALTTAAKSRGYKAGQFSFNVKGGRCEACSGQGVNVISMNFLPDVYVRCDVCKGARYNRETLQVKYKEKTIADVLDMTIEEAMNFFENIPQAHTRLSMLVDVGLGYIRLGQSAPTLSGGEAQRVKLATELARRATGKTLYLIDEPTTGLSFYDVHKLLDVVQRLVDKGNSVLTIEHNLDVIRCSDWVIDLGPEGGDRGGEVVAEGTPEDVAKESHSHTGKYLKQVLAQFPKS is encoded by the coding sequence ATGCCGGATCTTAACCACATTCATATTCGAGGTGCTAGACAACATAACCTCAAAAACATCGATCTGACGATTCCACGCGATCGCCTGATTGTATTCACTGGCGTTTCCGGTTCGGGCAAATCTTCGCTAGCATTCGACACCATCTTTGCCGAAGGACAGAGGCGCTATGTGGAATCCCTCAGTGCCTATGCTCGCCAATTTCTCGGTCAAGTGGAGAAACCCGATGTTGACTACATCGAAGGTCTCAGTCCGGCAATCTCCATAGACCAGAAATCCACTTCCCATAACCCTCGTTCTACGGTGGGCACGGTCACCGAAATCTACGATTATCTCAGACTTCTGTTTGGCAGAGCTGGCACGCCGCACTGTCATATCTGCGATCGCAATATTGCCCCCCAAGCGATCGATCAAATGGTGGATCGGATTATGAGCCTCAGCGATCGCACTCGTTTTCAGCTACTGGCTCCAGTGGTACGCGGGAAAAAGGGAACGCACAAAAAACTACTGGCAAGTCTCGTCACAGAGGGTTTTGCCAGGGTACGCATTAACGGTGAGGTGCGAGAACTCAGCGACAATATTGAATTGGATAAAAATAAATTCCACGATATTGAGATCGTGGTCGATCGCCTGATTCGCAAAGACGGCATCCAGGAGCGCCTGACCGATTCTCTTGCTACTTGTTTAAAGAGAGCTGAGGGGATCGCGATCGCCGAGATCCTGACCGCAGATCGAGATGCTCAAGCATCCACAGATAGCGATCGCACTGACGAGAATGATGAGAAAGACGATCTATCCTCACATGCCAACGGTTCTCACCTGATTACTTTTTCGGAAAATTTCGCCTGTCCCGAACACGGTGCTGTAATGGAGGAATTATCGCCACGGCTATTTTCCTTTAATTCCCCCTATGGCGCTTGTCCTGCCTGTCACGGTTTGGGTCACATCAAAACCTTCGCGCCGGAATTAGTAGTGCCCGATCCCAAGCTACCCGTATACGCGGCGATCGCGCCGTGGGCGGATAAAACCCACACCTATTATCTATCCCTGCTGGTTAGCGTCAGCGAATACGCTGAATTCGATATTGGCACTCCTTGGGATCAACTGAGCGATTATCAAAGAGAAGCTATCCTCTTTGGTACGACAGAGAAGATATTTATCAAAGCCGACTCTCGCTTTAGCAGCCAGGAGCGGGGCTACTACAAGCGGTTTGAAGGTGTAATTGCCATGCTGCAACAGCAGTATGCGGAGGCAAATTCCGAGTCGATGCAGCAAAGGCTGGAACAATATCTAATCGAACAGCCCTGCAGTACCTGTCATGGTACTCGTCTCAAGCCAGAGGCTTTATCCGTGCGCGTGGGTGGCTATCGCATTACTGATTTCACCTCTGTGGCGATCGGTACCTGTCTGGAGCGGTTCGAGCATATCCAGTTGGATAATCGCACTCAACAAATTGCCACCCTCGTCCTCAAAGAAATTAAAGCGCGATTGCAGTTTCTGTTGGATGTCGGTTTGGACTATATCACGCTCGATCGCCCGACCATGAGTCTATCTGGTGGCGAAGCACAACGCATTCGTTTGGCAACGCAAATCGGGTCGGGGTTGACAGGGGTATTGTACGTGTTGGACGAACCCAGTATCGGCTTGCACCAAAGAGATAATGCTCGCTTGCTTGCTACTCTTACTAAACTGCGGGATTTGGGTAATACCCTGATTGTAGTCGAGCACGACGAAGAAACCATTCGCATGGCCGATCACGTCGTAGATATCGGACCAGGTGCGGGCGTGCATGGCGGTGAGATTGTCGTCCAGGGGGCTGTACAGAAGATCGAAAACCATCCCCAGTCAATTACGGGGGCTTATTTGTCAAAGCGATCGCTAATTCCCACACCATCGCAAAGACGTGAAGGTAATGGCAGATATTTGGAAATCAAGGATGCCCATCGCAATAATCTCAAGCATATTAATGTCAAAATTCCTCTCGGAAAGTTGGTATGCGTGACGGGTGTCTCCGGCTCGGGCAAGTCCACATTAATTAACGAGATTTTACATTCATATCTCGAACATCATTTCCATCGCAAAACTGCGATTCCACACGGTGTAGGCGAAATCGCTGGATTAAAGTCACTCGATAAATTTATCGTTATCGATCAGTCGCCCATCGGACGCACGCCCAGATCGAATCCTGCCACCTATACGGGTACGTTCGACGTGATTCGCGAAACGTTTGCCCTCACCACCGCCGCTAAGTCGCGGGGCTACAAAGCCGGACAATTTTCGTTTAACGTCAAAGGCGGGCGTTGTGAAGCCTGTAGCGGTCAGGGAGTAAACGTAATTTCCATGAATTTCCTACCCGATGTTTACGTGCGTTGCGATGTCTGCAAGGGCGCTCGCTACAATCGCGAAACGCTGCAAGTCAAGTACAAAGAGAAAACGATCGCCGACGTGCTGGATATGACGATCGAGGAAGCTATGAATTTCTTTGAGAATATCCCTCAAGCCCATACGCGTCTCAGCATGTTAGTGGATGTGGGTCTCGGCTATATTCGCTTGGGACAGTCGGCACCGACTCTATCCGGTGGTGAGGCACAGCGAGTGAAGCTGGCTACCGAACTGGCACGACGCGCTACGGGCAAAACGCTCTATCTCATCGACGAACCCACCACGGGTTTGAGCTTTTACGACGTGCACAAGCTATTGGACGTAGTGCAGCGCCTGGTGGACAAGGGCAATAGCGTCTTGACGATCGAGCACAATCTGGATGTGATTCGCTGTAGCGATTGGGTAATCGATCTGGGGCCAGAAGGCGGCGATCGCGGCGGTGAGGTCGTCGCTGAGGGTACGCCGGAGGATGTGGCAAAAGAATCCCATTCCCATACGGGCAAATATCTCAAACAGGTTTTAGCTCAATTCCCCAAGTCTTGA
- a CDS encoding peptide ligase PGM1-related protein, giving the protein MSSEQHLNQLSATVTKFRQLQSQLCDRWQTIEQFDLSDYDILVVPSLSLDSRELTKVPGSHHYEERLLFSLIRLRNPRTHLVYVTSQPLAPIIIDYYLQLLPGIPFSHARERLTLLSTYDASHVPLTQKILARPRLIERIRKALRPQKAYMICFNSTPIERELSVELDIPLWALDPDLLPLGTKNGSRQIFAETDIPHPDGSDLVWNAKDLAIAAAALWERQPHLKRMVVKLNEGFSGEGNAVLELDPIRSIAPTQRVEAIANQFPQMRFQAQSENWTNFASRIRDLGAIVEAFIEGEEKRSPSVQGRIAPTGEVEILSTHDQILGGADCQVYEGCNFPADPSYRLQLQELGMRIGKTLAARGVLERFGVDFVAVKQPDGSWDLQAIEINLRKGGTTHPLMTLRFMTNGTFNLSDGLFYSKQGRQKYYIATDTLQKEQYKGLLPHDLMDIIAYHRLHFDSSTETGTVFHLISCLSEFGKLGLTSIGNSPQEAKAIYDRVVQVLDCET; this is encoded by the coding sequence ATGAGCAGCGAACAGCACCTGAATCAGCTCTCGGCAACGGTAACTAAATTTCGCCAGTTACAGTCGCAGTTGTGCGATCGCTGGCAGACAATCGAGCAGTTCGATCTGAGCGATTATGACATTCTGGTCGTACCCTCGCTGAGCCTCGATTCCAGGGAACTGACCAAGGTGCCAGGCAGCCATCACTACGAGGAGCGCTTGCTATTTTCGCTAATCCGGCTGCGAAACCCCCGTACGCACCTGGTTTACGTTACATCCCAACCGCTAGCTCCAATCATCATCGACTATTACCTCCAACTATTACCTGGGATTCCCTTCTCCCATGCCCGCGAGCGACTTACTCTGCTTTCCACCTATGATGCATCTCACGTACCGCTGACTCAAAAGATTCTGGCTCGACCGCGACTGATCGAGCGCATACGCAAAGCTTTGCGCCCGCAGAAAGCATATATGATTTGCTTTAATTCCACGCCTATAGAGCGAGAACTATCCGTAGAATTAGACATCCCACTGTGGGCGCTAGATCCGGATTTGCTACCTCTAGGTACAAAGAATGGCAGCCGTCAGATTTTTGCTGAGACTGATATTCCTCATCCCGATGGTAGCGATCTGGTGTGGAATGCAAAAGATCTGGCGATCGCAGCGGCAGCGCTATGGGAGCGTCAACCACACCTCAAACGCATGGTCGTGAAGTTGAACGAAGGATTCTCCGGTGAAGGTAACGCTGTGTTGGAATTAGACCCCATCCGATCGATAGCACCAACGCAACGGGTAGAAGCGATCGCCAACCAATTCCCACAAATGCGGTTCCAAGCGCAGTCGGAAAACTGGACAAATTTTGCCAGTCGCATTCGCGATCTCGGCGCGATTGTGGAAGCTTTCATCGAAGGAGAAGAGAAGCGATCGCCCAGCGTCCAGGGTAGAATTGCACCTACGGGCGAAGTGGAGATTCTGTCTACCCACGATCAAATTTTAGGAGGAGCGGATTGTCAGGTTTATGAGGGCTGCAACTTTCCTGCCGATCCCAGTTATCGCCTGCAATTACAGGAGTTGGGAATGAGGATTGGTAAAACTCTGGCAGCGCGAGGTGTATTGGAACGCTTTGGCGTGGATTTTGTTGCGGTTAAACAGCCGGATGGTAGTTGGGATTTACAAGCGATCGAAATTAACCTGCGTAAGGGCGGCACAACTCACCCACTCATGACGCTTCGGTTCATGACTAATGGGACATTTAACCTCAGCGATGGTCTGTTTTACAGTAAACAAGGACGACAGAAATATTACATCGCGACAGATACACTACAAAAAGAGCAATACAAAGGGTTACTGCCCCACGATCTGATGGATATTATTGCGTACCATCGCCTGCACTTCGACAGCAGCACGGAAACAGGTACGGTGTTTCATCTAATTAGTTGCCTATCGGAATTTGGTAAACTGGGACTGACGAGTATTGGGAACTCTCCCCAAGAGGCAAAGGCTATTTACGATCGCGTGGTGCAAGTACTGGATTGCGAAACCTAA
- a CDS encoding Uma2 family endonuclease, with product MTQQLFGEPTIITVPSTEEVEIVTELNIDHLVIEDDTPVDNFQSEVQQRLLVEPVYSSKALPQPFLAAANVGLFYKITGDCVVPDVLLSLGVQRGEDFSQRKNRAYFVWEFGKVPDVCIEIVSNREGDELTLSKKSQQKGKLASKKEVYAQIGVPYYVVFDPLRQIQGETEMNGALLRAWRLAAGRYEEITPVDGIVEVGQPVWLETTGLGLMLWEGQFEEAINRLWLRWCVREVGTEGAGKGQMILTGAERAERLAARLRELGEDPDLL from the coding sequence ATGACTCAACAACTTTTCGGCGAACCAACGATAATTACCGTTCCCAGTACTGAAGAGGTCGAGATTGTTACCGAGCTTAATATCGACCATCTTGTCATTGAGGACGATACTCCCGTGGACAATTTTCAATCTGAAGTGCAACAGCGGCTACTAGTGGAACCAGTCTACAGTTCTAAAGCTCTGCCACAGCCTTTCCTAGCTGCTGCCAACGTGGGTCTGTTTTACAAAATAACAGGCGATTGCGTTGTGCCTGATGTTTTACTCAGTCTTGGCGTGCAGCGGGGAGAAGATTTTTCCCAGCGAAAAAATCGCGCGTATTTTGTCTGGGAATTTGGTAAAGTCCCAGATGTCTGCATTGAAATCGTCTCCAATCGAGAAGGCGATGAGTTGACTCTCAGCAAAAAGTCGCAGCAAAAAGGTAAATTAGCTAGCAAGAAAGAAGTCTACGCCCAGATTGGCGTACCCTACTATGTGGTATTCGACCCACTCCGCCAAATTCAGGGAGAAACTGAGATGAATGGAGCATTATTGCGAGCCTGGAGACTGGCAGCGGGACGATACGAGGAAATCACACCAGTTGATGGCATTGTAGAAGTGGGGCAGCCAGTTTGGTTAGAGACCACTGGGTTAGGGCTAATGTTGTGGGAAGGTCAGTTTGAGGAAGCTATAAATCGGTTATGGTTGCGTTGGTGCGTGCGCGAAGTAGGAACGGAGGGTGCTGGCAAGGGACAGATGATCTTGACAGGAGCAGAACGTGCCGAACGGCTGGCCGCACGGTTGCGGGAATTAGGTGAAGATCCAGATTTACTATAG
- a CDS encoding DUF4346 domain-containing protein, with the protein MSLTVADQITEIDRELSKRPIDLDPSGYFIIYVDREQGLIGAKHFTNAIDERGLAVDPDTGKPIPARGKVSRQANAIFQARTAKELCVEIFERARPCPVSMLDHAAYIGREAQRAEWALVNRQEYIQD; encoded by the coding sequence ATGTCTTTGACTGTTGCCGACCAAATTACCGAAATCGATCGCGAGTTATCTAAACGACCGATAGATCTCGATCCTAGCGGTTACTTCATTATCTACGTCGATCGCGAGCAAGGACTGATCGGTGCTAAGCACTTTACGAATGCGATCGACGAGCGCGGTTTGGCTGTTGACCCGGACACCGGAAAACCCATTCCCGCCAGAGGCAAAGTCAGCCGGCAGGCAAATGCCATCTTTCAAGCCAGGACGGCAAAGGAATTATGTGTTGAGATTTTTGAGCGCGCTCGACCCTGCCCCGTATCCATGCTCGATCATGCTGCTTATATTGGACGCGAAGCACAACGGGCAGAATGGGCACTAGTCAACCGTCAAGAGTATATTCAAGATTGA
- the prmA gene encoding 50S ribosomal protein L11 methyltransferase, whose protein sequence is MQPLTNTWWEIQVLSKQALEELIFWRLQDFGCQGTASHFTGNEALVKAYLPIEKAAWLDLSALALWLRQDAIAIGEETPTVKWSLIDDEDWSNSWKDHWQPEPIGDAFIIYPAWIAPPTDLSRHVLRLDPGNAFGTGSHPTTQLCLEAIEMRLTGLPKDNQLSFADIGCGSGILSIGAILLGASQVYAVDTDILSVKATQHNRDLNGIPEDKLWVSEGSLLHLLQHIPKPVDGFVCNILADVIVDLVPYMQQLIEPNGWGILSGILLEQVPSVIDILEQYNWVVGALWKQKDWSCLNIRRSEAIS, encoded by the coding sequence ATGCAGCCATTAACTAATACCTGGTGGGAAATTCAGGTTTTGTCTAAGCAAGCCTTGGAAGAGTTAATATTTTGGCGATTGCAGGATTTTGGGTGTCAAGGTACGGCCAGTCATTTCACAGGAAATGAGGCTCTGGTGAAAGCCTACCTACCCATCGAAAAAGCCGCATGGCTGGATTTATCTGCCCTTGCCCTCTGGCTCCGTCAAGATGCGATCGCTATAGGTGAAGAAACTCCCACTGTCAAGTGGTCTTTAATCGACGATGAAGATTGGTCGAATAGTTGGAAGGATCACTGGCAGCCAGAACCAATTGGCGATGCATTTATTATTTATCCTGCCTGGATCGCACCGCCTACGGATCTATCGCGCCACGTGCTGCGCCTCGATCCTGGTAATGCCTTTGGTACTGGCTCCCATCCCACTACCCAACTTTGCCTAGAGGCCATTGAAATGCGATTAACCGGGTTGCCAAAGGATAATCAGTTGAGTTTTGCTGATATTGGCTGCGGCTCCGGCATATTGAGCATTGGCGCAATTTTGCTAGGCGCATCGCAGGTCTATGCTGTGGATACAGATATATTGTCAGTGAAAGCCACGCAACACAACCGCGATCTCAACGGTATTCCTGAAGATAAGCTGTGGGTGTCGGAAGGCAGCCTGCTGCATCTGCTGCAACATATCCCGAAACCCGTGGACGGCTTTGTCTGCAACATTTTGGCAGACGTGATTGTCGATCTGGTACCTTACATGCAGCAACTGATCGAACCAAATGGCTGGGGCATTTTGAGTGGTATTTTGCTGGAGCAGGTACCGTCGGTAATTGATATCCTCGAACAATATAACTGGGTGGTAGGGGCGCTGTGGAAGCAAAAGGACTGGAGTTGCCTGAATATCCGTAGAAGCGAGGCTATATCCTGA
- the purN gene encoding phosphoribosylglycinamide formyltransferase, whose amino-acid sequence MSKSSTENSPTILGVLASGSGSNLEAIAAAIHNGELNARIAVLIYNKPDAFCASRAAKFGIPAVLLDHRLYKTREDLDEAIIDVLRQYEVELTIMAGWMRVVTQVLLDAFPERVLNIHPSLLPSFPGIHAAEQALRHGVKIAGCTVHIVSLTVDSGPILRQASVPVMDDDTPDSLQARIQVQEHIIYPQAIAAYAARLKSAPQPPILAEIADRSSFESGNLGG is encoded by the coding sequence ATGTCCAAAAGCTCAACTGAAAACTCGCCTACCATTTTAGGCGTACTGGCATCTGGTAGCGGTAGCAATCTCGAAGCGATCGCCGCTGCTATTCACAATGGCGAATTGAATGCCCGCATCGCTGTGTTGATTTACAATAAGCCCGATGCCTTTTGTGCCAGTCGCGCCGCCAAGTTTGGCATTCCAGCAGTTTTGCTCGATCATCGCCTCTACAAAACCCGTGAAGATCTCGATGAGGCAATTATTGATGTGCTGCGTCAGTATGAGGTGGAACTGACGATCATGGCGGGATGGATGCGCGTCGTCACGCAGGTGCTGCTGGATGCATTTCCCGAACGAGTCCTGAATATTCATCCCAGCTTGCTGCCCAGTTTTCCAGGAATTCACGCAGCCGAGCAAGCTTTGCGACATGGTGTCAAAATTGCGGGCTGTACCGTCCATATTGTCAGCCTTACAGTTGATAGCGGCCCCATTTTGCGCCAGGCATCCGTACCCGTAATGGACGACGATACACCTGACTCCCTACAAGCAAGAATTCAGGTACAGGAGCATATCATTTATCCCCAAGCGATCGCCGCCTATGCCGCCAGGTTAAAAAGTGCCCCCCAGCCGCCGATCTTGGCGGAAATTGCAGATCGAAGTTCCTTTGAATCGGGGAATTTAGGAGGCTAG